A window from Neorhizobium sp. NCHU2750 encodes these proteins:
- a CDS encoding alpha-hydroxy acid oxidase, translating to MRQLRNAVDFREAAQRRLPRMLFEYIDRGTEDEFALSALRQSLDAIQFMPYVLTGHAVRDISTSVFGQEADMPIVVAPTALAGLVSHNGEIKMARAAAKAGIPVCISTQSITTIEEIRAGAPSAMLWFQLYVWKDRSLTKRLLERVAATGVTTLVVTVDTPVVPNREYNLRNGFSMPMKFTPRTITDVASHPRWLLGVLLRYLMGAGMPVYGHYPEAFRSAITRPSTAEAVKLEDRLNWEDLRQLRKTWKGQLVIKGIFSVGDARKCVEIGADGLVVSSHGGRNIDSAPPTAQILPDIADAVGDQIEVLADSGVRRGSDVLKYLSLGARSVMLGRLPLWGLACGGEEGADALFRVLRNEIDVTLALLGARTANDIQLRLPG from the coding sequence ATGCGCCAGTTGCGCAATGCTGTTGATTTTCGTGAAGCGGCGCAGCGGCGCCTCCCTCGCATGCTATTCGAATACATCGATCGCGGCACGGAGGACGAATTTGCTCTGTCGGCATTGCGACAGAGCCTCGATGCCATTCAGTTCATGCCATATGTTCTGACCGGGCATGCTGTACGCGACATCTCTACCAGTGTTTTCGGCCAAGAGGCCGACATGCCTATAGTGGTTGCACCGACCGCACTCGCAGGACTTGTATCGCATAACGGCGAGATAAAAATGGCGCGGGCGGCGGCGAAAGCTGGCATCCCCGTCTGCATTTCGACACAGTCGATCACCACGATCGAAGAAATCCGCGCAGGGGCACCCTCCGCAATGCTCTGGTTCCAGCTTTATGTCTGGAAAGACAGAAGCCTGACGAAGAGACTTCTGGAGAGGGTTGCTGCTACCGGGGTGACGACGCTCGTCGTTACGGTAGATACGCCTGTCGTCCCCAATCGTGAATATAATCTGCGCAATGGATTTTCCATGCCGATGAAGTTCACGCCGAGAACAATCACCGATGTTGCAAGCCATCCGCGGTGGCTCCTTGGTGTACTGCTACGCTATCTGATGGGCGCCGGCATGCCTGTCTATGGCCACTACCCTGAAGCATTTCGGTCGGCGATCACAAGGCCTTCGACCGCGGAGGCGGTCAAACTTGAAGATCGCCTCAATTGGGAAGATCTGCGCCAGTTGCGGAAGACCTGGAAGGGGCAATTGGTTATCAAGGGTATTTTCAGTGTTGGAGATGCACGAAAATGCGTCGAGATCGGCGCCGATGGTCTTGTTGTTTCGTCGCATGGCGGCCGCAATATCGACAGTGCACCTCCAACGGCGCAAATTCTGCCGGACATCGCGGATGCGGTCGGAGACCAGATAGAAGTGTTGGCTGACAGCGGTGTCAGGCGCGGTAGCGACGTCCTCAAATATCTTTCACTTGGGGCACGCTCCGTCATGCTTGGGCGGTTGCCGCTTTGGGGGCTGGCTTGCGGCGGCGAGGAGGGGGCAGACGCCTTGTTCAGGGTGCTGAGAAATGAAATTGACGTGACCCTGGCGCTATTGGGCGCGCGGACTGCAAATGATATCCAGCTTCGCTTGCCGGGCTAG
- a CDS encoding amino acid ABC transporter permease: MKVWDWSVFFHNLVHPAILTGLWTTIWLTLLTLFLAIVLGTIVALIGRIDSFLTRGFYQGYVAFFRATPLLVQLVFLYSALPQMGIRLSVVEAAIIGLMLSESPYVAEIIRSSLSAVPTAQWEASKAVGMRPFTIMRWIIFPQALRIAIPPLGNEFVRQLKNTSLVSVISMTELFRATDNLTQVNFRVLEALSVATLYYLGVTAIWTLLQNAFERRHSKWFSDAGAQKSDKTNTTAV; this comes from the coding sequence ATGAAAGTCTGGGATTGGTCTGTGTTCTTCCACAATCTTGTGCATCCGGCCATCCTGACTGGATTGTGGACAACGATCTGGCTGACATTGCTGACGCTGTTCCTGGCCATCGTGCTGGGAACAATCGTTGCGCTGATCGGCCGGATCGACAGCTTTCTGACACGCGGTTTCTATCAAGGCTACGTCGCGTTCTTTCGCGCGACACCGCTTCTTGTCCAGCTGGTATTCCTCTACAGCGCTTTGCCACAGATGGGCATCAGGCTGTCAGTCGTAGAAGCCGCGATTATTGGCCTTATGCTGTCGGAAAGTCCCTACGTTGCCGAGATCATAAGATCGTCGCTCTCTGCCGTACCGACGGCGCAGTGGGAGGCTTCCAAGGCGGTTGGAATGCGACCGTTCACGATCATGCGGTGGATTATCTTCCCGCAGGCACTGCGTATTGCGATACCGCCACTTGGCAACGAGTTCGTCCGGCAGTTGAAGAACACCTCGCTGGTATCGGTCATCTCCATGACGGAACTGTTCCGTGCCACCGACAACCTTACGCAGGTCAACTTCCGGGTGCTCGAAGCCCTGTCTGTGGCAACGCTCTACTACCTCGGTGTGACTGCGATCTGGACGCTTCTGCAGAATGCCTTCGAAAGGCGTCACTCCAAATGGTTCTCCGATGCAGGAGCGCAAAAGTCGGACAAAACCAACACGACAGCGGTGTAA
- a CDS encoding hydantoinase/oxoprolinase family protein: protein MADWIVGVDVGGTFTDFSARDLKTGAAHIHKRPSTPDDPSRAILEGLKELQKKTGIPGEDIVRFAHGTTVATNALLQRRGAAIRLITTRGFRDLVEIGRQVRPLIYDLQEDAPAPLVSRSNRLEVTERIGSKGEIVIELTDAEIARLVAELKAAPQVESIAVCLLFSFLNPVHEQRIASAIRAEMPDVYVSISSEVQPEFREFERFSTTLINAFLQPEVGRYMERLKGAISEVAPNAKFGIFQSSGGLMSVDRALEFPVRTALSGPAAGAVGAAAAGGKSSIGDIITLDIGGTSTDVCLIRDGETEIAHVRDIAGFRIRLPMVDIHTVGAGGGSIAHIGPDGLMKVGPESAGAVPGPACYCKGGTKPTVSDANVVLGRLPASLAGGGLMIDRDKAVAAIETIAKPLGIPLIKAALGICGIVSSNMTRAIRAVSTQKGHDPRDFALMPFGGAGGLHAADVARSLGIKRIIVPIAPGILCAEGLIEADLQENFVFTCRTPLDGSLEPIENAVQQLDGQAKAWIGLEADGAEGAYRLLTLDMRYVGQNYELPVTLGQPGDEPRLPDTQALREAFFEAHQRSYGHVDREAPIEIMNVRMKAVARLSQITPTAEQPVGPAKASEYHDVWFDEHAPVSTPIYPRNTLEPGVRLQGPAIITQFDTTTVVPPWASLTVDPALSLILEIDDAQ from the coding sequence ATGGCTGACTGGATTGTCGGTGTGGACGTCGGCGGGACGTTTACGGATTTTTCCGCACGGGATCTCAAGACCGGTGCGGCACATATTCACAAGCGGCCATCCACCCCGGACGACCCCTCTCGAGCTATCCTGGAAGGCTTGAAGGAACTCCAGAAAAAAACCGGCATTCCCGGTGAGGATATCGTCCGCTTCGCACATGGCACGACCGTCGCAACCAATGCGTTATTGCAGCGCCGTGGCGCGGCGATCCGGCTGATAACGACAAGGGGCTTCCGAGATCTTGTGGAGATCGGGCGGCAGGTTCGTCCTCTGATCTACGACTTGCAGGAAGATGCGCCCGCGCCTCTCGTCTCGCGCAGCAATCGGCTTGAGGTGACCGAACGTATCGGATCCAAGGGTGAAATTGTCATTGAATTGACGGATGCAGAGATCGCGCGCCTGGTTGCCGAACTCAAGGCGGCGCCACAGGTTGAAAGCATTGCAGTCTGCCTGCTGTTCTCTTTCCTCAATCCAGTCCATGAACAGCGTATTGCGTCGGCCATTCGTGCAGAGATGCCCGACGTTTATGTATCGATTTCGAGCGAAGTTCAGCCCGAGTTTCGTGAGTTCGAGCGGTTCTCCACGACGCTGATCAATGCCTTTCTGCAACCGGAAGTCGGCCGCTATATGGAGCGGCTCAAAGGTGCAATTAGCGAAGTCGCTCCCAACGCCAAGTTCGGCATATTCCAGTCCAGCGGTGGCCTTATGTCTGTCGACAGGGCGCTGGAATTCCCGGTCCGCACGGCGCTCTCAGGCCCGGCAGCCGGTGCTGTTGGCGCGGCCGCTGCTGGCGGCAAATCGTCCATCGGCGACATCATCACGCTCGATATCGGCGGAACCAGTACGGATGTCTGCCTGATCCGCGACGGCGAGACGGAGATCGCCCACGTTCGTGACATTGCCGGCTTCCGCATCCGCCTGCCCATGGTCGATATCCACACGGTTGGTGCCGGCGGTGGATCGATCGCCCATATCGGCCCAGACGGCTTGATGAAGGTTGGCCCTGAAAGTGCAGGCGCCGTGCCTGGCCCTGCCTGCTACTGCAAAGGCGGTACCAAGCCGACGGTGTCGGATGCGAACGTTGTTCTCGGTCGTCTTCCGGCGTCGCTTGCCGGTGGCGGCTTGATGATTGATCGCGACAAGGCAGTCGCGGCGATCGAGACGATCGCAAAGCCGCTCGGCATTCCGTTGATCAAGGCCGCGCTTGGTATCTGCGGAATCGTTTCATCCAACATGACTCGAGCGATCCGCGCAGTTTCCACGCAGAAGGGCCACGACCCACGCGATTTCGCTCTGATGCCATTTGGTGGCGCAGGCGGTCTGCATGCGGCTGATGTTGCAAGATCGCTCGGCATCAAGCGCATCATCGTGCCGATTGCCCCTGGCATCCTGTGCGCTGAAGGCCTGATCGAGGCGGACCTGCAGGAGAACTTCGTCTTCACTTGCCGTACCCCGCTTGATGGTTCGCTGGAACCGATCGAAAATGCGGTGCAGCAATTGGATGGACAAGCAAAAGCTTGGATCGGATTGGAAGCGGACGGCGCCGAAGGTGCCTACCGACTGCTGACACTGGACATGCGTTATGTTGGCCAGAACTATGAGCTTCCCGTAACGCTTGGTCAGCCGGGCGACGAGCCACGGCTGCCGGACACGCAGGCTCTTCGTGAGGCGTTTTTCGAAGCCCACCAACGTAGCTATGGCCACGTAGATCGCGAAGCGCCGATCGAGATCATGAACGTGCGCATGAAGGCGGTGGCGCGTCTTAGTCAGATCACGCCGACGGCCGAACAGCCGGTTGGTCCGGCAAAGGCCTCGGAATACCACGATGTCTGGTTCGACGAACATGCTCCGGTCTCGACGCCCATCTACCCACGCAACACCCTGGAGCCTGGCGTTCGCCTGCAGGGGCCCGCAATCATCACGCAATTCGACACCACAACCGTAGTGCCGCCATGGGCCAGCCTGACTGTCGACCCGGCGCTCAGCCTCATTCTGGAGATCGACGATGCTCAATAA
- a CDS encoding ABC transporter substrate-binding protein — translation MRIFKAGLLSLLLIGFASPSAFAQDAPKNLRIGTSLTQMPWGFYDDNQKPTGVDVAMCGAIAKKLGSTPEFISLDFKGLIPALQADRFDMVCAAMYITPEREQAIKMVPYIQASQTVMTKKTSSIQGLDGLCGHSVSVLQGSGSLKVLQDTSAKCEAAGKPAVGIQAFDTQPVAIRALENDSVEGFIATDSLISYYMTKNDSLKKVATGISPTPLGIGFQTNNPALAKLVADALAAMKADGSYDAVLKQWGIESAALK, via the coding sequence ATGAGAATCTTTAAAGCAGGTCTACTATCATTACTTCTTATCGGTTTCGCATCACCGAGCGCCTTTGCTCAGGACGCGCCGAAAAACTTGCGGATCGGCACGTCGCTGACCCAAATGCCCTGGGGCTTCTACGACGACAACCAGAAGCCGACCGGCGTCGATGTCGCAATGTGTGGTGCAATCGCCAAGAAGCTCGGCTCCACGCCTGAATTTATCAGCCTTGATTTCAAAGGGCTGATCCCTGCACTCCAGGCCGATCGCTTCGATATGGTCTGCGCGGCTATGTATATTACGCCGGAGCGCGAACAAGCCATCAAAATGGTGCCCTACATCCAGGCCAGCCAGACGGTGATGACGAAGAAGACGTCAAGTATCCAAGGTTTGGACGGGCTATGTGGCCATTCGGTCAGTGTCCTCCAGGGTTCCGGTTCGCTGAAGGTCCTGCAGGACACGAGCGCCAAATGCGAGGCCGCAGGCAAGCCCGCCGTAGGCATACAGGCATTCGATACACAGCCGGTAGCTATCAGAGCCTTGGAAAATGACAGCGTTGAAGGGTTCATCGCAACGGACTCGCTCATCTCTTACTACATGACCAAGAACGACAGCCTGAAAAAGGTGGCGACGGGCATCAGCCCGACCCCGCTCGGCATCGGCTTTCAGACCAATAATCCGGCTCTGGCGAAGCTCGTGGCAGACGCACTGGCCGCGATGAAGGCTGACGGGTCCTACGATGCCGTCCTGAAACAGTGGGGCATCGAGAGCGCCGCTCTCAAATAG
- a CDS encoding amino acid ABC transporter ATP-binding protein, which yields MNSFLQLRDVVKAYGHYVALKSVSVSVEKGQAIALIGPSGSGKSTLLRCINTLETISSGTIKVGDEEIGAKTTSSGRRKLGEKILARQREDIGMVFQSFNLFPHMTALENVTSGPRLVRGQSAEQARAKGMELLARVGLADKSGNFPRQLSGGQQQRVAIARALAMEPKIMLFDEPTSALDPETVQEVLNVIREVRDSGMTMLIATHEMDFARHASDRTIFMEAGQIVEQGMSSKVLFEPETDRCKKFLAGLTGVAAASHQ from the coding sequence ATGAATTCATTCTTGCAGCTTCGCGATGTGGTGAAGGCATACGGTCACTATGTCGCCCTCAAGAGTGTCTCGGTGTCGGTCGAGAAGGGGCAGGCCATCGCCTTGATCGGCCCCAGCGGATCTGGAAAGAGCACGCTCTTGCGTTGCATAAATACGCTTGAGACCATCTCGTCGGGCACGATCAAGGTTGGTGATGAAGAGATCGGTGCCAAGACGACATCATCCGGCCGACGCAAACTCGGGGAAAAGATTCTTGCGCGTCAGCGTGAAGACATCGGCATGGTCTTCCAGAGCTTCAATCTCTTCCCGCACATGACTGCACTTGAGAACGTGACATCCGGCCCGCGACTTGTTCGGGGACAGAGCGCGGAACAGGCTCGTGCGAAGGGGATGGAACTGCTCGCCCGCGTCGGGCTGGCTGACAAGTCGGGAAACTTTCCGCGTCAGTTGTCTGGTGGACAACAACAGCGTGTTGCCATTGCCAGAGCGCTGGCCATGGAGCCGAAGATCATGCTCTTCGATGAGCCGACATCGGCGCTGGACCCGGAAACGGTGCAGGAAGTCCTCAACGTCATACGGGAAGTGCGAGATTCGGGGATGACGATGCTGATCGCCACCCATGAGATGGATTTTGCGCGTCATGCCTCGGATCGAACCATCTTCATGGAGGCGGGACAAATCGTAGAGCAGGGGATGTCGAGCAAGGTGCTGTTCGAGCCGGAAACGGACCGCTGCAAGAAGTTTCTGGCTGGCCTGACAGGCGTGGCAGCAGCGTCGCATCAATAG
- a CDS encoding electron transfer flavoprotein subunit beta/FixA family protein — protein MKILVPVKRVVDYNVKIRVKPDGTGVELANVKMSMNPFDEISVEEALRLKESGKATEVVVVSIGPAKAEETLRTALAMGADRAILVETDDLVEPLAVAKILKGVVDAEQPGLIIVGKQAIDDDSNQTGQMLAALLGSAQATFASKIEIAGDKATVTREVDGGSQTIEIKLPAVVTTDLRLNEPRYASLPNIMKAKKKPLDKKAPADFGVDTAPRLKVLKTEEPGGRKAGVKVASVEELVSSLKTAGII, from the coding sequence ATGAAGATCCTGGTGCCTGTTAAGCGCGTCGTCGACTACAACGTGAAGATCCGTGTGAAGCCGGACGGCACGGGTGTTGAACTTGCCAACGTGAAGATGTCGATGAACCCGTTCGACGAAATCTCCGTCGAAGAGGCGCTTCGCCTCAAGGAATCCGGCAAGGCAACAGAGGTCGTCGTCGTCTCGATCGGCCCGGCCAAGGCGGAAGAAACGCTGCGCACCGCGCTCGCCATGGGCGCCGACCGCGCCATCCTCGTCGAGACCGACGATCTGGTCGAGCCGCTCGCCGTCGCCAAGATCCTGAAAGGTGTCGTCGATGCCGAGCAGCCGGGTCTCATCATCGTCGGCAAGCAGGCGATCGATGACGATTCGAACCAGACCGGCCAGATGCTGGCAGCCCTTCTCGGCTCCGCCCAGGCGACCTTTGCCTCCAAGATCGAGATTGCCGGCGACAAGGCGACCGTCACCCGCGAAGTCGATGGCGGTTCGCAGACGATCGAGATCAAGCTTCCGGCCGTCGTCACCACCGACCTGCGCCTGAACGAGCCGCGTTACGCCTCGCTGCCCAACATCATGAAGGCGAAGAAGAAGCCGCTCGACAAGAAGGCTCCGGCCGATTTCGGCGTCGACACCGCACCGCGCCTCAAGGTGCTGAAGACCGAAGAACCGGGCGGCCGCAAGGCCGGCGTCAAGGTGGCAAGCGTCGAAGAGCTGGTATCCAGCCTCAAGACCGCCGGCATCATCTGA
- a CDS encoding dihydrodipicolinate synthase family protein has product MKSELKGIISAILTPFTGDGSSIDEAAYARLIRSQRDAGIHAVVASGSTGEHPALSVAERKRLYEIAVESAGDKMDVVAQVGSNNVRDTLDLARHARDVGVDQMLVLTPYFDSLKFVDVQRFLDKVVKIAGGPIIYYDTPSITRLDISEDQMVTLKRDGLVSHIKDSPQNFTRTMRMLSNPDAPTVLAGCDPALLAVLAHGAPGSIIGASTFIPELCVELYDRISVDKDWNAALKVWDRLWPILNFMLLNGYVPLAKAGSEIRGLPLGNPREPLASSPADLRERLKAVLDASGVKPLPPAA; this is encoded by the coding sequence ATGAAAAGCGAACTTAAAGGCATTATCAGTGCTATTCTCACCCCTTTCACCGGCGACGGCTCGTCCATCGACGAAGCGGCCTATGCTCGCTTGATCCGCTCGCAGCGCGATGCAGGCATCCATGCCGTGGTGGCAAGCGGATCGACTGGCGAGCATCCCGCACTTTCCGTTGCAGAGCGCAAGCGTCTTTACGAGATCGCCGTGGAATCGGCTGGCGACAAGATGGATGTGGTCGCGCAAGTGGGATCGAACAACGTCCGGGATACCCTGGACCTTGCCCGGCATGCGCGTGATGTCGGCGTCGATCAGATGTTGGTCCTCACGCCCTATTTTGACAGCCTGAAATTCGTCGACGTGCAGCGCTTTCTCGACAAGGTGGTGAAGATCGCCGGCGGTCCGATTATCTACTACGATACCCCTTCGATCACGCGTCTGGACATCAGCGAAGATCAGATGGTGACGCTCAAGCGAGACGGTCTCGTATCGCATATCAAGGACAGCCCGCAGAATTTCACGCGTACCATGCGGATGCTCTCCAATCCCGATGCCCCGACCGTCCTGGCAGGATGCGATCCGGCCCTATTGGCGGTGCTTGCGCATGGAGCCCCTGGCTCGATTATCGGTGCCTCGACCTTCATCCCGGAACTTTGCGTCGAACTCTACGACCGCATCTCCGTGGATAAGGACTGGAACGCTGCTCTGAAGGTTTGGGATAGGTTGTGGCCAATTCTGAACTTCATGCTGCTCAACGGTTATGTCCCGCTCGCCAAAGCTGGATCGGAAATTCGTGGCTTGCCGCTCGGCAACCCGCGCGAGCCGTTGGCATCGTCGCCTGCCGATCTTCGCGAGCGTCTGAAAGCCGTTCTCGATGCTTCCGGCGTAAAGCCGCTTCCGCCGGCCGCATAA
- a CDS encoding hydantoinase B/oxoprolinase family protein yields the protein MLNKIGLDPIALEISWNGLKSVTDECFLTIMRSAFSTNIKERHDHSTAIADAQGRLVVQAEHALPIHLASMAGLMTHILDQYGDTIAPGDVFIGNDPHVAGGTHLPDINLAMPVFGDGRLVGFVANIVHHADVGGAAVGSMSGGMDEIYKEGLRIPIVRLFSKGVLQDDMMRVLLLNMRLPEERKGDLNAQIAAARLGERRLQEFIARHSASYMEAVFDDIIRRTNLRMRAAITKLPDGEYAFSDVMDDDGAGTEDIKINLVIRKSGEKILFDFEGTDRQVPGNFNLTLNATQSAVCYSLKALLDPEVPNNQGIFDAIEIKAPLGSFMNCVAPASVALRANTCQRVVDVVIGALAKALPDQAIGAANGANTSAVFAGIDPRSGKQYIYLETLGGGMGARATKDGKDGVQVNITNTSNLPVEAIEIEYPLRVEEYALVENSGGAGRFRGGLGIRRMIRPVDHDCEFNGVGERFRNQPWGIFGGTAGAPGRFLKLDGVGGEESLPSKANRIRLTPAMAAIIETPGAGGYGKPENRSQDLLKEDLESGKFSAEFIDEHYRK from the coding sequence ATGCTCAATAAGATCGGCCTTGACCCAATCGCACTTGAAATCAGCTGGAATGGCCTGAAGTCGGTTACCGACGAATGCTTCCTGACGATCATGCGCAGTGCGTTTTCCACCAACATCAAGGAGCGGCACGACCATTCCACCGCTATCGCCGACGCCCAGGGACGGCTCGTCGTCCAGGCGGAACACGCCCTGCCGATCCACCTGGCTTCGATGGCTGGTCTCATGACGCACATCCTCGACCAGTACGGAGACACGATCGCGCCCGGTGATGTCTTCATCGGCAACGATCCGCATGTTGCTGGCGGCACACACCTTCCCGACATCAATCTCGCTATGCCCGTTTTCGGAGACGGGCGTTTGGTTGGCTTCGTGGCCAACATTGTTCACCACGCAGACGTTGGTGGCGCGGCGGTAGGCTCCATGTCGGGCGGCATGGACGAGATCTACAAGGAAGGCCTGCGTATTCCGATCGTTCGCCTTTTTTCCAAAGGGGTTCTGCAGGATGACATGATGCGCGTCCTGCTCCTCAATATGCGCCTGCCTGAGGAGCGTAAGGGCGATCTCAACGCGCAGATTGCCGCTGCGCGCCTTGGTGAACGGCGTCTGCAGGAATTTATCGCGCGGCACAGTGCTTCCTACATGGAGGCGGTGTTCGACGACATTATTCGGCGCACCAACCTGCGTATGCGCGCCGCCATCACCAAACTGCCGGACGGAGAATATGCATTCTCCGACGTCATGGACGACGACGGCGCGGGTACCGAAGACATCAAGATCAATCTCGTCATCCGTAAGTCCGGTGAGAAGATTCTTTTCGATTTCGAAGGAACCGACAGGCAGGTACCTGGCAACTTCAATCTGACACTCAATGCAACACAGTCCGCTGTCTGCTATTCGTTGAAGGCGCTGCTCGATCCCGAGGTTCCAAACAATCAAGGCATCTTTGACGCAATTGAGATAAAGGCGCCGCTGGGCTCGTTCATGAACTGTGTAGCTCCGGCATCGGTGGCGCTGCGGGCGAACACCTGCCAGCGCGTCGTGGACGTCGTCATCGGGGCGTTGGCGAAAGCTCTTCCCGATCAGGCGATCGGCGCCGCCAACGGTGCCAATACGAGCGCGGTATTCGCCGGAATCGACCCGCGCAGTGGCAAGCAGTATATCTACCTCGAAACCTTGGGAGGGGGCATGGGTGCCCGCGCGACCAAGGATGGTAAGGATGGTGTCCAGGTGAACATCACCAACACATCCAACCTGCCGGTCGAGGCGATCGAGATCGAATATCCTCTGCGTGTCGAGGAATACGCACTGGTCGAGAATTCCGGTGGGGCGGGGCGTTTCCGCGGCGGTCTTGGAATTCGCCGAATGATCCGACCGGTTGACCATGACTGCGAGTTCAATGGGGTTGGCGAACGTTTTCGCAATCAGCCATGGGGCATTTTCGGTGGAACGGCAGGAGCGCCGGGCAGGTTCTTGAAGCTGGACGGCGTGGGCGGCGAAGAAAGTCTCCCTTCCAAAGCCAATCGGATCCGTTTGACGCCGGCGATGGCTGCCATCATCGAGACACCCGGGGCCGGCGGCTATGGCAAGCCCGAGAACCGCAGCCAGGACCTGTTGAAGGAAGACTTGGAAAGCGGCAAGTTCTCGGCCGAGTTCATCGACGAGCATTATCGGAAATAA
- a CDS encoding electron transfer flavoprotein subunit alpha/FixB family protein gives MTILLLAENDASGLSDQTAKALTAATQIGGDVHVLVAGAGAKAAAEAAAKLSGVAKVLVADDASLANNLAEPLAALIVSLAPSYDVIIAPATTSAKNVLPRVAALLDVAQVSEIIEVVSADTFKRPIYAGNAVQTVQSTDAKKVITVRTASFAATAEGGSASVESVSAAGNPGVSSFVSDALASSERPELTSAKIIISGGRALGSSEKFQEVILPVADKLGAAVGASRAAVDAGYAPNDWQVGQTGKVVAPDLYIAVGISGAIQHLAGMKDSKVIVAINKDEEAPIFQVADYGLVGDLFDILPKLEKAL, from the coding sequence ATGACCATTCTTCTTCTTGCCGAAAACGATGCGTCCGGCCTGTCCGACCAGACCGCCAAGGCGCTGACCGCAGCAACTCAGATCGGTGGCGACGTGCATGTGCTGGTTGCCGGCGCAGGCGCCAAGGCTGCAGCGGAAGCCGCTGCCAAGCTGTCCGGCGTCGCCAAGGTTCTCGTTGCCGACGATGCCTCGCTCGCCAACAATCTCGCCGAACCGCTCGCAGCTTTGATCGTCTCGTTGGCACCGTCCTATGACGTGATCATCGCTCCGGCCACCACCTCCGCCAAGAACGTCCTGCCGCGCGTTGCAGCCCTGCTCGACGTCGCCCAGGTCTCGGAAATCATCGAGGTCGTTTCGGCCGACACGTTCAAACGCCCGATCTATGCCGGCAACGCGGTCCAGACGGTGCAGTCGACCGACGCAAAGAAGGTCATCACCGTGCGCACCGCCTCCTTTGCCGCAACGGCAGAAGGCGGCTCTGCCTCGGTCGAAAGCGTCTCGGCTGCCGGCAATCCGGGCGTATCGAGCTTCGTCTCAGACGCGCTTGCCTCGTCCGAGCGCCCGGAACTGACCTCTGCCAAGATCATCATTTCCGGCGGCCGCGCGCTCGGCTCGTCGGAAAAGTTCCAGGAGGTGATCCTTCCGGTCGCCGACAAGCTCGGTGCCGCCGTCGGTGCCTCGCGCGCCGCCGTCGATGCCGGCTACGCCCCCAACGACTGGCAGGTCGGCCAGACCGGCAAGGTGGTCGCCCCCGATCTCTACATCGCGGTCGGCATTTCCGGCGCCATCCAGCACCTCGCTGGCATGAAGGACTCGAAAGTCATCGTCGCCATCAACAAGGACGAAGAGGCACCGATCTTCCAGGTTGCCGACTACGGCCTCGTCGGCGATCTCTTCGATATCCTGCCGAAACTCGAAAAGGCCCTCTGA